A genomic window from Candidatus Obscuribacterales bacterium includes:
- a CDS encoding acetyl-CoA C-acetyltransferase: protein MNQKEIVIIDGARTAFGAFGGSLANQSATDLAVYATRGAIERSGVDPQLVDQVVVGNVIHSGKDTIYIGRHVALRSGLEMETPGLSLNLLCGSGVYAVAQSGMLINSDQATMSVAVGTDALSMTPYLSWSTRWGQRMGHAELFDGLDIRDTLPNASMGETAENLQTKFNISREAQDEFACLSQSRFKKAVDAGRWAQEIVPITLTDKKGKTTIIDKDEHARETNMEALGKLRPVFKKDGSVTAGNACGIVDGAAAVMVTSMDYAEKLNLKPMCRVVSWAVTGVPPEIMGIGPVYAIPLALRRAKLTLDDIDLIEINEAFAVQYLACEKELGLDRNKVNVNGGAIAVGHPFGASGTRLILTLGKELQARNLRYGLVSLCVGSGMGIAMVLEKI from the coding sequence GGCGGCAGTCTCGCCAACCAGAGCGCAACGGACCTTGCTGTCTACGCCACACGCGGCGCCATTGAGCGCTCGGGCGTCGACCCGCAGCTGGTCGACCAGGTAGTGGTCGGCAACGTCATTCACAGCGGGAAAGACACGATTTACATTGGACGCCACGTGGCATTGCGCTCGGGCTTAGAGATGGAAACACCAGGTTTGTCGCTCAACTTGCTATGTGGATCAGGAGTTTATGCCGTCGCGCAGTCGGGCATGTTAATCAACTCGGACCAGGCAACGATGTCGGTCGCCGTCGGCACGGACGCTTTGTCGATGACGCCCTACTTGAGCTGGAGCACGCGTTGGGGACAGCGCATGGGTCATGCGGAGTTGTTCGACGGCTTGGATATTCGCGACACGTTGCCGAATGCATCAATGGGCGAAACAGCTGAGAATTTGCAAACCAAATTCAACATCAGCAGAGAAGCGCAAGATGAATTTGCTTGTTTGAGTCAATCACGATTTAAAAAAGCAGTTGATGCTGGTCGTTGGGCGCAGGAAATTGTGCCGATTACTTTGACCGACAAAAAAGGCAAAACGACAATCATCGACAAAGACGAACATGCACGCGAAACAAATATGGAAGCGCTCGGCAAGTTGCGCCCCGTCTTCAAGAAAGACGGCTCAGTAACAGCCGGCAATGCCTGCGGTATCGTCGATGGTGCTGCCGCTGTTATGGTCACATCGATGGACTACGCCGAGAAGTTGAACTTGAAGCCGATGTGCCGCGTCGTATCGTGGGCAGTTACTGGTGTGCCACCAGAAATTATGGGTATCGGACCTGTGTACGCGATACCACTCGCACTCCGTCGCGCCAAGCTAACTCTCGACGATATCGACTTGATCGAGATAAACGAAGCCTTCGCCGTCCAATACCTCGCCTGTGAGAAAGAGCTAGGTCTCGACCGCAACAAGGTAAACGTAAATGGTGGCGCGATTGCCGTCGGCCATCCATTCGGCGCGTCCGGCACACGCTTGATACTTACACTCGGTAAGGAACTCCAAGCCCGCAACTTGCGCTACGGTCTCGTCAGCTTGTGCGTCGGCTCCGGCATGGGCATCGCTATGGTGCTGGAAAAAATCTAA
- a CDS encoding ACT domain-containing protein encodes MIRNQKNSGNNTDMPVSNEQKILRILRLQVTDKPGYLAKIATILGELDANIGEISIFSQGPDYIVREISLQLKDEDHLKKIVCSIEKLDGVTIDDVIDPVELLHEGGKIGMKSRVPLNNINEMRKIYTPGVAQICKLIQKEPELSKRFTGISNTVGIITNGTAILGLGQIGPVAGMPVMEGKSVLFEQLVGISGVPILIDSTKTNEVIDTIKSIATTFGAIQLEDIAAPECFDIEDKLQKALDIPVLHDDQHGTAIAVLAALITIARRVDLNLNTSRIGLIGLGAAGTGIARLLMPFGVKEILGADLRQDALDRLKADGGTPTTIPDLMSKADIVIATTGCPGLITPQMVRKGQVILALSNPDPEIIPEVALENGASFAADGRTINNALAFPGLFRGALTAGAKHFTHKMKTAAAHAIADQTRAKDIVPSILDRTVHQEVANAVERAWNEEH; translated from the coding sequence TTGATTCGGAATCAAAAAAACAGCGGAAACAACACAGACATGCCTGTCAGCAACGAACAAAAAATTCTGCGCATTTTGCGCCTACAAGTTACCGACAAGCCAGGATACCTGGCAAAGATTGCCACCATTCTTGGCGAACTCGATGCAAACATCGGCGAAATATCAATCTTCTCGCAAGGACCGGACTACATCGTCCGTGAAATTAGTCTGCAACTAAAAGACGAAGACCACTTAAAGAAGATCGTCTGCAGTATCGAAAAACTCGATGGTGTCACTATTGATGACGTAATTGATCCAGTTGAGCTATTGCACGAAGGCGGCAAAATAGGCATGAAAAGCCGCGTCCCGCTCAACAACATCAACGAAATGCGTAAGATATACACACCGGGAGTTGCGCAAATCTGCAAACTGATACAGAAAGAACCCGAATTAAGCAAACGATTTACAGGCATTTCCAACACAGTTGGAATCATTACCAACGGAACAGCAATTTTAGGACTCGGTCAAATCGGACCTGTCGCCGGCATGCCTGTTATGGAAGGCAAGTCTGTTTTATTTGAACAACTTGTAGGCATAAGTGGCGTTCCCATCTTAATCGACAGCACCAAAACCAACGAAGTAATTGACACCATAAAATCAATTGCCACCACTTTCGGAGCGATTCAACTGGAAGATATTGCTGCGCCGGAATGTTTTGACATTGAAGATAAGTTGCAAAAAGCGCTGGACATCCCTGTTTTGCATGACGACCAACACGGTACAGCTATAGCTGTTTTAGCGGCACTAATCACAATTGCTCGTCGAGTAGATCTCAATCTCAACACTTCTCGTATCGGACTAATCGGACTCGGAGCAGCAGGCACAGGCATTGCCAGATTGCTCATGCCTTTCGGCGTCAAAGAAATACTCGGCGCCGATCTCCGACAAGACGCACTAGATAGACTAAAAGCCGACGGTGGCACCCCGACAACAATCCCCGACCTGATGTCCAAAGCCGACATAGTAATCGCCACCACCGGCTGCCCCGGTCTTATCACTCCACAAATGGTCCGTAAAGGCCAAGTAATTTTGGCGTTATCCAACCCCGACCCCGAAATCATCCCCGAAGTCGCGCTCGAAAACGGCGCGAGTTTCGCCGCCGACGGCCGGACTATAAATAATGCCCTCGCCTTCCCCGGCCTCTTCCGCGGCGCACTAACCGCCGGCGCCAAACACTTCACCCACAAAATGAAGACAGCCGCCGCCCACGCCATCGCCGACCAAACCCGCGCGAAAGACATCGTGCCGAGTATCCTCGACCGCACCGTCCACCAAGAAGTAGCCAATGCCGTTGAGCGTGCATGGAACGAAGAACACTAG